The proteins below come from a single Mesobacillus jeotgali genomic window:
- a CDS encoding peptidylprolyl isomerase — translation MMSAFMKNNKLPIIFGVIVLVLLLIFATAFTKTETAASVNGEKITKEELNTKLTEMYGPDILDSLITNKVIEMEAAKAKVKVTGNEIDEELAKLEESYGGEEAFTAALEQNQVSMDRIREDIEIYLLAEKMMGSSIDVTEEELKSYFEENKDSFDEKEQVKASHILVEDEATANKIKEELNSGKDFAELAKEYSTDTSNADNGGDLGYFEKGEMAEEFEKAAFALGTGAVSEPVKTEFGYHIIKLVDKKAAKAAKFDDHKDEIKELLFDQRIQAEYPNWLEEKKAEYEIKSYL, via the coding sequence ATGATGAGTGCTTTTATGAAAAACAATAAACTGCCGATTATATTTGGAGTGATCGTTTTAGTTCTTCTCTTAATCTTTGCGACAGCTTTTACAAAAACAGAAACAGCGGCAAGCGTTAATGGCGAAAAGATCACCAAGGAAGAACTTAATACTAAACTGACCGAAATGTATGGCCCTGATATTTTGGATTCGCTGATCACAAATAAAGTGATTGAAATGGAAGCGGCGAAGGCAAAGGTGAAGGTGACCGGCAATGAGATAGATGAAGAGCTGGCGAAGCTTGAGGAATCATATGGCGGTGAAGAAGCCTTTACGGCTGCGCTTGAGCAAAACCAAGTGTCAATGGACAGAATCAGAGAGGACATCGAAATATATCTGCTCGCTGAAAAAATGATGGGTTCTTCTATCGATGTAACCGAGGAGGAACTAAAGTCATATTTCGAGGAAAATAAAGATTCCTTTGATGAAAAAGAGCAGGTGAAAGCGAGCCATATACTAGTAGAAGACGAGGCGACTGCCAATAAAATCAAGGAAGAGCTTAATAGTGGTAAGGACTTTGCTGAACTGGCAAAAGAGTATTCAACGGATACAAGCAATGCCGATAACGGCGGCGACCTCGGCTATTTCGAAAAAGGAGAAATGGCTGAGGAATTCGAGAAGGCAGCATTCGCTTTGGGAACCGGTGCGGTCAGTGAACCGGTAAAAACGGAGTTTGGCTACCATATCATCAAGCTTGTTGATAAAAAAGCTGCGAAGGCCGCAAAGTTTGATGATCATAAGGATGAAATTAAAGAATTGTTATTTGACCAGAGAATCCAGGCAGAATACCCGAACTGGCTGGAGGAGAAAAAAGCAGAATATGAAATTAAAAGTTATCTATAG